GGGGAGAGTTGATGCTGGAATACAAGAGTGAAAGGTGAGaattgggagcacctgggtggttcagtggttgagcgtctgcctttggctcaggtcatgatcctggggtcctggaatcgagtcccacatcaggctcccaacagggagcctgcatctccctctgcctgtgtctctgcctctctctgtgtgtctctcatgaataaataaataaaatcttaaaaaaagaaaagtgagaatcATTTGATAGAGTCCTGAATCCATAAAAGCTAAGAATTGTGGTTTACCACCCAGAACTAAATCTTCACCAACCGCTATCTTTTGGTTTCCTTGTTTGTCTGTAGAGGGCGGCACATctcaagggaaagaaagagaaaaaggatatgAAACTTAGTAAAAACTAAAGTGTTTCTTCAAGGAAATCTGGAGTTTGAACTGCCACAGGGGGATGGTAGAGGCAAACTTGCAACCAGAGCCCATTCCTCAACCCAACCCtgtctatcttaaaaaaaaaaaaaaagaaagcaatgctTAATCACAATCCTTTTTGGCTCTGAGAGAAGCAGCAACAAAATCAATGGGGCAAAAATGAGGGGAAGGTGGGCATATGAAGGGAGATAAACGAGGTCAAGAGAGAGGCTGGAgggcaaggaaatggaaaaagtaagcatttgggggtgggagtggggtgggatgATAAAAGTGTTTGGAACACAGGGTGGAGGGTGTGCCTGAGATCTAAATAGGAGACATTTGAAAACTAGATTTCTCACTCTAGGGAGAGGGCACTTATGTGCCAGTACATCTACCGATCCCCGTTCTCTCTTGCTTAACTGTAGACATAAATttaggcaaggaaggaaggaaattgctCTATAGAGTGTGATATCCTGGAGATAACCAGTGGAGGGTAGAGATATCCAAGTCAGGATACAAGGTCCAGAGGTAACTCAGAATCTTCCTCTCCCAGCCTTTGGTCTCCTTCCTTCTTACTTTGGTGCTGGAAAAGTCCAGTGTTGTACCTCTGAGGAAACAGGGGAAATGAGTatagaggaagcagagggaatgaatataaaggaggaaaaagccaaagaagaaacatttgaaaatttagacCCTTGGTGAGGAGAGAAAGGTATTGATATCCTTGTATTCTGAGTGTTGACATATCCATCTGAGGAAACTCAGATAAAATATCTATGTATTTGCATTGCCCTATTGGATAGCAGTTAGCACAATTTGTGTCTAGGAAACGAATGTCCAGCAATCATCACAATTATATAGCATTTGCAAGAGGGTGAACTTCTGTGATTTGCATACGTTGGATGTGCTCAAGTAGGTGATTTAATGTAAACAGATCTGGAGGTCAGGGGTAGAATTTACTGAAGTGCTTACTCACTAATTAGAGAAGGGTGCAACCACACTAAAAGATGAGCAGAGCAGGGAACATCACGCAAGATGAGGACAATTAAGGATCTAGGAAAAGATAAGTCCATGGTATCTGGCTGAATGAACCATGCGTAGTAAGAACATGGGGCCTCCCAGGAGGACACTGTATGAATAAAAGAGAATCAACCTTTCCCCAACTAAAATTACCTGTTTTTTGGTGATGCTGAAGATATAACAACTTTTAGCTGTATTCTTGACCTCTCCAGGCATCCTTTCATTCAGGGAAAAATGTGGTTTGCTCAGCTCAAGGATGCTGGGTTTTCATTTAGCCACGATATCAATAGTCATTTGGCCAGTCTCCCCATTGTTGGAAACACGAtcctcactccccaccctgcTATTAAGGAGAAGGCTTTATGTGCTCTGGATAACTTGAATGCAAGTGTTGAAAATCAGGGCCAGATTAAGATGTACGTCAATGAAGTGTGTCGGGAGACTGTGTCACATTGCTGCAACTCATTTCTGCAGCAGGCCGGATTAAATTTGTTAATAAGCATGACAGTTATTAATAACATGCTTGCCAAGCCCATTTCAGACGTGAAGTTTCCTTTGATATCAGAGGGAAGTGAATGTGCTGAGGTTCAGGTTTTGAAACTGTTGATAGGTTTGTCTGAAAAGCCTGTCTTGGCAGGGGAATTGCTGGGGGCCCAAATGCTGCTCTCCTTCACGTCCCTCTTTATCAGGAACGCCAACAGACAGGTTCTCCCGCAAACCCTGGCCTCTTAAATGGCCACCTCGAACAGAATGGAACCGAATCCACCCAAAACCCTTCCGGTGAACACACACTCGTGTCGTTCTCATGCAGAGAATCTGCAGTGGATGCCATCGGAGATCCAGCCTTAGCCAATCACCACATCACGGGGTGAAAGTTACACTTGCTAAATCGAGGACCACACTCTTAGGGGCCAGGCAGGGGTTCTCACAGAGCTTTGAGTGACTCCTTGGTTTTGCAGTCAGTCTGCAGGCAACGTGCATTGTCAATGACTCCCTTGCGGCCTTCCTCGTGTGGCAAAGGGATCCTTTCAGCTGCCAGCTGTGGCTACAGAACATCATATTAGAGCACCGCGAGGGATGCCTTGCCTGTGCTGGTCTCCCTGTCTAAGCTGGACCGTTTGGGGGAGACCAGACGCATATCGGGCTCGTGCTGAAAATGCATCTGTTGCTGCTTAGGttgaattctttttcctttactcCTCCTTTGCGAGGTGATGGATGGTGAACCCGTTGATCCAAAAAGTacactgcctttctctgtgctGTACTGACTTAACTTCACCCACCCACGCCTATGTTTGTATGTATCATCAATAAAGTTGTGTGCTTTGATTGACAAAAGCAAGACATGGAACTTGTCCTTGAGTTTACAGTCTACATgcagaggaagacaaaaatatgCAACCAATGCGACCTAAGTAGGGTGCTTGCTCCCTGACAGGTGCACACTTCTCAGTGCTCctaggaggcagggggagaggctggcTGCATGGCTCAATATAAGCCTCAAGaaggggctgggtgctgggggcggAAGCAAGGGAGCAGAGGTGGGCTGTGTGGAATTAGGACTCAAGGAGACAGCACCTGTGAAGCAGGTGACTCAGAGTCTGGCACCTGGAGCAGAGCAATCCCTCAATGAAGATGCCTTTCCTTAACTGCCAGCCTAGACGGAAGGTCAGTATCCTTGGGGCTTGTCTGCACAGCCTTGGGGACCACTCGGCAACGCACCTCTGTGCATTTAATGCACAAGAATGGCAATGACAGTTGTCCTTTGCTGCGTGGTATAGTTCTCTCTGTCCTGCGAAGCAGCTGTTAAACCTACCTCCAGGCCCACTGCCTTCCTTGGGACCCCAAGCCCAAATCCCTGGCAGAGTGAGAAGGGTTGGCCCCGCTTCCTTTGGGGAAGCCTCCTTTCTGGCCTCTCCCCGGTACCTTTAGTGACATCCAAGAAGGGGCCAGTgaagcacccccctccccacgaACTCCCCATCAGGGTGGTAAGGCAGACGCTGGGGTTCCTGGCAGGGCTATGCTATGGCTGGTCCATCGGGAGacagctctgcccctccccgcatcCAAGCTCCTGACACCACTTGGAGGAAAGGAGGAACCCAGCCCTGTGTACAGAACCACTCTGTGGATCCGGACGACTCATGCTGCCACCCCTCCCAGCACTGCCAGACCCCTCCCGGCAACCCTTGGCCCCTGCATCACCAAAGCCAGGTTCCCTTCCCTTAGGCAGTGCTGTCTCTGTGCCTATTGCCCTCTCCTTGTCTCGCTGGGATGCTGTCTGAGCCCTGTGCCCTGGGCATCAGCACTGTATGTGTGCTCTGCCCTCTGACTGCTCTCCTCCACACAGACCatagtcttattttttcctccattctcctAGAGTTTGGGTTGCGGGTAGATCACAACTCTTCAGCTTGTACCCATCTGCCCCGCACTTTGGGCTGACTAGCAAGTGCGGGTGGTTGTCTGCCAGCTCCCAGGACCATCTCTGGGGAGTCTTCTAACCTGCAGTGGGGACACTGCCTCTTCCCAGGCACTGGCACCTTAGATGGCCAGCATGTGACTTGTGGTTGCTGTGACGCCACACCCCCAGCAggacgcgcgcgcgcgcacacacacacacacacacacacacacacgcacgcacgctgGGTGCCACCCTCCCTGGGCTTCCTCTGCTGACTGCTGGATCCTGTCATGTTTGCTAAGAGTTGCTAATGCGACCACCCCTTTCTCCCAAGCCAGCCTCAGGTGGACTGGGCAATGTTTCCAGTCAGTTTGCTCTGCAGGCAGCTCCCACACTCACTTGTCCCAGTGGAGCATGCTTTGGTCTTTGCTGTCTTCAGCGACAGACACCTCTTTAACCTCAGCACGAAGGCAGGAGATTTTCTACTTCCTCCTGGATGGGGGTCCCAAATTAACAGgcacttccctcctcctctgtgctctgccaaATCTCCATCTGAGTGCTGGCACAGTTGTCCTCCGTCTCCAAGGCAGGCACTTGGCACTTTCAGGCCACAGCTGACTTCTAACCCAGGGAGGGCCTTGGAGACTTTCTGCTCATCTCCTGAGCAACTGTCTGTCACAGGCAAGCCTTGGCATCCAAGGGTCTCCAGGGTGTAGTCTTGGCCCAAGGCAAAAGCCTCCTGTGCATCTGttggccctgccctcccccaaacACTCCCCTGTCTGGTAGCTCAGGCCCCCCGTCTGCCCTTTATCCCTTGGTTGGTTGCTGTGCCAGGGCAGGAGCCCTAGGGCCAGTGGAAGGGATTCGGGAGCAGGCCTGCCAGTCAGGACCTGATTAAGACATTGAGAGGCTATCAGCACCAGGAAGACCATGGTGCCCCCTCCCATACCTAATTCAAAATGAAACAGCATGGGACCACCAAGCACCAAACTTGCCTACCTGCCTGCTGCAACTAACAGATTCTTTCTGGGCTTCTCCATGGTAAACACTTGACAAGGTCATCAAAGCTGCAGCTGTCAACACTGTGTGGGGAAGTGCCCTGCCTTGATGGGGTCCACCCCAGCCTAGCCTGCCTCTTGGGTCACTCTGAGGGGCCTAGTTCCCACAGACTGCCTACCAGCTCCCGAAAAGACCCGGTTTTGCTTCTTTTCATCTCCTGATGACATCTACATTTGGTGCCTGTAAGTACTGGCTGCACACTAACTCCCAGTGCCTCCCCAGCTTGCTACCTCTCCTGGGGATTTTGTGATTTAACCCCCACACTCACCTGGCCCCCAATAGGTGCACACACAGGAGGTTGCAGACATCCAGCTTCCCACCGCATACATCCAGTCTCAAACTTTGCCTCCTCGCCCGGTTTCAACCACCATCCCCTCACTTTGATGTGTGCCACCCACAGATAGGCACAGCCCTCACCAAGCCTATGTCTAAGCCACCACAGCACCATTCGGCTTAGAGTTTGACCACTGTGGCCATGACTGGCCCCAGGATCCCTTCTGGGGGCTCCCTTGGTCTAGGATTTAGATGGGTGCCTCACTATAGTCCAGCACAGTCCTGCAGAGGATTGGCCAATCAATCCCTTGTCTGCCACTCATGCTGCATgcatcaccccacccaccctctgtcacttccctcctctctttgcTCCTGGCCTCCTGTTCCCCCTGAGGGAAGACTGCTTTTCCCTTATTGCctcttgtttttgtgtgtggcttAGGATGCCCTCCCTCATGCCCTGATTACAGAAAGAGTCTTCTGTagggtttcctttttaaaaatatttcatttatttatttatttatttatttatttatttatttatttgagagagagagagagagagagagagagagagagagagcaaaagtgttgaagagagagaaacaggctgcccatccagcagggagcccgatgtgggggctcgatcccaggacaccgggttCATGACCTGGGCCAAGGGCAGCTGCGTaattgactcagccacccaggtgcccctcctacaTGGTTTCTTAATGCCTTCACGCTTTTccttgaggaccatttgaatggtaaatagttctccaacctttcattttcaggctgtaggtgtccttaggtctaaaatgagtctctggtagacagcaaatagatgggtcttgcttttttatccagtctgaagccctgcaaccctgcgtcttttgatgggatcgttaagcccattcacgttcagagttaccattgaaagatatgaatttagtgtcatcataatacctactcagtccctgtttttgtggattatttctttgggtgtcctcctctttcttttacagagtccccccttaatatttcttgcagagccggtttggcggtcacatattctttcagtttctgcctatcttggatgAATAACCCTCAATAACCCTCGTCGTTAGatcctccagtttggattgcatctcattcaattgatttttaatttctgcctgattggatctaaattctgcagtcatgaagtctcttgaatcctttatgcttttttccagagccaccagtagctttataattgtgcttctgaattggctttctgacatcgaattgtaatccaaattctgtacctctgtggcagagaggactgtttctgattcttttgcggtgagttcttctttctagtcattttgctcagtgcagagtggctaaaaatgagttgtacttgttagaagcgcaaactcttctctctgtagcgttccggctcttctctctttaaatctcaggtcgaattcgtaggttttcaggatgatttgaaacttatctaggtaagttggtggggacaggtgacttggggaccctactcctccgccatcttgccccgccctcGCCTTCACGCTTTTCCACTTCAAGGGTTGTCTCACAGATCTACTTGGAATTTACCTTCATGCAAGGTCGGAGGTGTGGTCCAACTTTACTTCTTCCCCCAAATGGATAACAGACTAAACCAGCACCATTTATCACTCCATTCTCATGCTGCTGTGTGACATGTCTGGGATGCTCATGCACGCAGCCGAGCATCCCCTCTGTGGCTCCCTGGTGTGAAGCCTCTCCTGAGGCACAGCTGTCTCCCAGGAAACTCTCACTCAGGGGCCCTCAGCTCACTGGGGCCCCTATGGCAGGTGCCttgtgtgtgagcagggaggtGGGTGTTGGTGCTTGTGAGCAAGCCTCTGCCCCAGGTTCCTTCTCAGGACATACTCCTGCCTATAGGAAACTGTCCTCTGGCCTACTTTAGCAACATGGGGAAGTGGGGACTGGTTTCTTCTCTCATCAAAATTACTTTACTTGTGTGAGAGAATAGCAAGTTGAATAAAGTGTGTTGTCTGTATTTTCATCAATATTAACTATGTTATTGTATCATACAtgtgattttacattttctagagtGTATAATTATCTTTGTAATGATATACAAAGAAAGGCATAGCAGTTTCTACCTCTTGACAGATATATTGGGTGTGCATAGGAAAAATTCAGTGAGAGactaattttttctgttttttttgtgctttttgaattttgtacatatatatatatttctattccaaaataaatttaataagaaacaattattattcattcatataaAAGTTCCTGGTGTAGCATTATCATTCTATAGTCATTTTTGTGAACTCTCTTGTtagtttattttgcttcctttttttctgaattttaagtacataaacataatttacaaattatgacagttttgtcttttcctgtaCAATATtttatagctcatttctttttcttatctcatTGTACTGTCAAAGACCTCCAGAGCAGCAGTATTGATGTTACAGTGCATGCTTGTCTTGTTTCCCATTTTAATGGTTGATGTTTCAGCAGTAAGGTTGATGTTTGCTGTGTAGGTTTTTGAATAAGGAAtccatcatatatttatataacagaatttataaagcagtaaaaatgagtGGGCTAGATTTCTATATTTCAGTCTAGACAATTCTCAGTAACCTAATGTGTGAAATGAGCAATTTGTAGAAAGATATGGTATAAtgccatttatataattttaggcATATGAAACAATCCTATATAgtattttgatacatttatttctagAGTAATTTAAAGTGCATACTGAAAGATGCACATCAATTTTACAATATCAATTACCTCTGGGAAGGGATGGAACAAAGTGTGACTCCAATGGTTTATGTTGTTTAATTTGATCTGCTAAtacaaatcttttaaacaaatgcaaGAAAGTGTTCGTATTTATTAATTATGAATGATTTGTACATATAATCTCATTTTTCCCtgtatctctctttttattttttttaatttttagaagattttatgtatttacgacagagagtacacaagcaaggagaagtgcagagggagagggagaagtagactttgatgagcagagagcccatctttgggcttgatcccaggacctggggatcatgacatgagctggaggcagatgcttaatctacagagccactcaggtgccccatctctatttttttaactacaaagAAATATGTACTGTTTGCCTAATACAACCAATAAAAAAAGATCCTCACCTAGGCATATCCTAAAATAAGTctagaataataaagattaagaGAGAGGATTTTACCCTCTAAAATCTTTCGAGGGTAGGGGGAAAGTCATCTACAAATCATATTAGCATCAGACTTCTTATTCATAACACTGGATAGTCAATGTCAATGAATAAGTGtcttaaaatctttagaaaacatgCGTTTCTCTATTATCCTATCTCTAAACACACTATCAAGGGTTATGTGGTGACAGTAAAGATGTTTTTAAGACTGAAAATattggcagcctgggtggctctgtggtttagcgctgccttcaatccagggcgtgatcctggagacctgggatcaagtcccatgtggggctccctgcatggtgcctgcttctcccacggcctgtgtctctgcttctctctctctctctgtgtgtgtgtctctcatgaataaataaataaaatctttaaaaaaagactgaaaatattcAGGAAGTTTGTCTCCTGTAGACCTCCTCTTAGGAGTTATTTGAAAATGTCCTCCGGTAGTACTCAAGCCAAAGGGAAATACAGAATCAAGGAAATGGTGATCCTCACTTGGGAAAGCAATAAAGGTTAGTTTTAAGATAACAGCTAAACAGCACACTTTGTTGACCAAACCAAAGTGGAACAAGATGGCAGAGGATTTGAGGTAGTGGGTGAACTCATGAACAAAGGGGGACTTGATAAAGTCAGTTGAGAGGTTAGAAAAACTAGAGGCaaataagggaggaaaaacaaGTAGCAGAATCTCTAAGAAAATATTACAGTGATGGTTCCCAGTGAACCATGCCTTCCCGTATCCATACCATTGTGTGGTCCCCTCCCACATTGACTCTGGACTTGaccatgtgaattttggggggcagtttgaaaataaggaaaatgaccCATAAAGAGGCTTGAACAGTGCATTTTCCATGGGGCTTGCACTCTTCCTACTCTGAAACCACCATGTGTGGAAGTCCAACCTAACCTGCTGGAGGAAAAAATCATGT
The nucleotide sequence above comes from Canis lupus dingo isolate Sandy chromosome X, ASM325472v2, whole genome shotgun sequence. Encoded proteins:
- the LOC112649332 gene encoding protein ARMCX6-like, whose protein sequence is MRNITTFSCILDLSRHPFIQGKMWFAQLKDAGFSFSHDINSHLASLPIVGNTILTPHPAIKEKALCALDNLNASVENQGQIKMYVNEVCRETVSHCCNSFLQQAGLNLLISMTVINNMLAKPISDVKFPLISEGSECAEVQVLKLLIGLSEKPVLAGELLGAQMLLSFTSLFIRNANRQVLPQTLAS